In Paraburkholderia bryophila, a single genomic region encodes these proteins:
- a CDS encoding aspartate:alanine exchanger family transporter yields MDALKTLLEQQPLMTLFLTIAAGYFVGEINVKGFSLGVGAVLFVALAAGWFAPKAAPAPMIGTLGLSLFLYTVGVQYGKQFFLGLTSAAGRRANLLALVGVLCAGAVSIATQKIMQLDPGYALGLFSGSGTSTAALQAAIAVLGNDNAAVGYSVSYPFGVAGPILLLYLAFAILSPKIDTASGAGLDILEIALRNPDFRGKTLSEALAALPADVQIVAVRSAHHNAPASPELVLAENDVVLAVSPNQDALAEARTRLGEAAPGRVLRDRGDLDYLRVFASRANVVGRPLGELALPDGSIVAHVRRGDADILPRPELMLEYGDRVGLLTKRAMFPTLRTFFGDSIKGTAEFSYISVGLGMALGFLAGALQIPLPGFGKLALGLCGVLIVALVLGKLRRSGSINWTMPLPANLVMRNLGLTIFLAQVGMASGPKFAATVSQTGLLMLGLGALVLLALAVPILILGLLVYRLPYDEVAGIVAGACGNPAILAFANKLTPTDRPDIGYAMIFPAMTIVKILFVDIVPKLM; encoded by the coding sequence ATGGATGCCCTGAAGACGCTTCTCGAGCAGCAGCCGTTGATGACGTTGTTCCTCACCATCGCGGCAGGCTATTTCGTCGGCGAGATCAACGTCAAAGGGTTTTCGCTCGGCGTCGGCGCGGTGCTGTTCGTCGCGCTGGCGGCTGGCTGGTTCGCGCCGAAAGCCGCGCCCGCGCCGATGATCGGCACGCTCGGCCTCTCGCTCTTTCTCTACACGGTCGGCGTTCAGTACGGCAAGCAGTTCTTCCTCGGCTTGACCAGCGCCGCGGGCCGGCGCGCGAATCTGCTCGCGCTCGTGGGGGTGTTGTGCGCGGGCGCGGTAAGCATCGCGACTCAGAAAATCATGCAGCTCGATCCGGGCTATGCGCTCGGTCTGTTCTCAGGTTCCGGCACGAGCACGGCCGCGTTGCAAGCGGCGATCGCCGTGCTCGGCAACGACAACGCGGCGGTCGGCTATTCAGTTTCCTACCCGTTCGGCGTGGCCGGTCCGATTCTGCTGCTCTACCTGGCGTTCGCGATCCTGTCGCCGAAGATCGACACCGCCTCGGGCGCGGGCCTGGATATTCTCGAAATCGCGCTGCGCAATCCGGACTTCCGCGGCAAGACATTGAGCGAAGCACTCGCCGCGTTGCCCGCCGACGTGCAGATCGTCGCCGTGCGCAGCGCGCATCACAATGCGCCCGCATCGCCCGAACTCGTGCTCGCCGAAAACGACGTGGTGCTAGCCGTGAGCCCGAATCAGGACGCGCTCGCCGAAGCCCGCACGCGTCTGGGCGAAGCGGCGCCCGGCCGGGTGCTGCGCGATCGCGGCGATCTGGATTATCTACGGGTGTTTGCGTCGCGCGCGAACGTGGTGGGCCGCCCGCTCGGCGAGCTCGCGTTGCCCGACGGCTCGATCGTGGCGCACGTACGGCGCGGCGACGCCGACATCCTGCCGCGCCCCGAACTCATGCTGGAATACGGCGATCGCGTCGGCCTGCTGACGAAACGCGCGATGTTCCCCACGCTGCGGACGTTCTTCGGCGACTCGATCAAAGGCACCGCTGAATTCAGCTACATCTCGGTCGGTCTGGGGATGGCGCTCGGCTTTCTGGCCGGTGCGCTGCAGATTCCGCTGCCGGGCTTCGGCAAGCTGGCGCTGGGTTTATGCGGCGTGTTGATCGTGGCGCTCGTGCTCGGCAAATTGCGGCGCAGCGGCAGCATCAACTGGACCATGCCGTTGCCCGCAAATCTCGTGATGCGCAATCTCGGGCTGACGATTTTTCTTGCACAAGTGGGCATGGCGTCGGGGCCGAAATTCGCCGCAACGGTCTCGCAAACGGGGCTGCTGATGCTTGGCTTGGGCGCGCTCGTGCTGCTCGCGTTGGCCGTGCCGATTCTGATTCTCGGGCTGCTGGTTTATCGGCTGCCGTATGACGAGGTCGCGGGCATTGTCGCCGGGGCGTGCGGCAATCCGGCGATTCTCGCGTTCGCCAATAAGCTCACGCCCACGGATCGGCCCGATATCGGCTACGCGATGATCTTCCCCGCGATGACGATCGTGAAGATCCTGTTTGTGGATATCGTGCCGAAGTTGATGTGA
- a CDS encoding acyl-CoA dehydrogenase family protein — translation MNFQHTEDRRMLADSLNRFVSEQYGFDTRDRIARSAQGFSSELWGRFAELGVIGALFDEANGGFGGGGFDMAVVFECLGRGLVVEPFLDTLMVGQALARSGNDTQRALLEGLIDGSRIVALAHGEPDGHYELARVGTRAQREGAADSDGNGDGNADVDADGGSWQLNGSKAVVQHGEHAGLFLVSARTHGADDSEEGISLFLVPRDTAGVSVRGYRKIDGGRAAEVTFDRVMLDADALLGTAGVGFATLEYAVGCGVLALCAEAVGAMDVAKDHTLEYLRTRKQFGVPIGSFQALQHRMADLLLEIEQARSAVINAAAALGAQRTTRERALSAAKYSIGRIGAMVAEECIQLHGGIGMTWELPLAHYAKRLVMIDHQLGDEDHHLERFIALGRGS, via the coding sequence ATGAACTTCCAGCACACCGAAGACCGCCGCATGCTGGCGGACTCGCTGAATCGATTCGTCAGCGAGCAATACGGCTTCGACACGCGTGACCGGATCGCGCGCTCGGCGCAAGGTTTCAGCAGCGAATTGTGGGGACGCTTTGCCGAACTCGGCGTGATCGGCGCGTTGTTCGACGAAGCGAACGGCGGGTTTGGCGGCGGCGGGTTCGACATGGCTGTCGTGTTCGAATGCCTCGGGCGTGGGCTCGTGGTCGAGCCGTTTCTCGATACGTTGATGGTTGGGCAAGCGTTGGCGCGCAGCGGGAATGACACGCAGCGGGCGTTGCTTGAAGGGTTGATCGATGGCTCGCGGATCGTTGCGCTCGCACACGGTGAGCCGGATGGGCACTATGAGTTGGCACGGGTGGGCACGCGGGCGCAGCGCGAGGGGGCTGCTGATAGCGATGGCAATGGCGATGGCAATGCTGATGTTGATGCTGATGGCGGCTCGTGGCAGTTGAACGGCTCGAAGGCGGTGGTTCAACACGGCGAGCATGCCGGGCTATTTCTAGTCTCGGCCCGCACGCATGGCGCCGACGACTCGGAAGAAGGCATCAGCCTCTTTCTCGTGCCGCGCGACACGGCCGGCGTCAGCGTGCGCGGCTATCGCAAGATCGACGGCGGCCGCGCAGCCGAAGTGACGTTCGACCGCGTCATGCTCGACGCCGACGCGCTACTCGGCACGGCAGGCGTTGGCTTCGCGACACTCGAATACGCAGTCGGCTGTGGCGTGCTCGCGCTGTGTGCTGAAGCCGTCGGCGCAATGGACGTCGCGAAAGACCACACGCTCGAGTATCTACGCACACGCAAACAGTTCGGCGTGCCGATCGGCAGCTTCCAGGCCTTGCAGCATCGCATGGCGGATCTGCTGCTTGAAATCGAGCAGGCGCGCTCGGCGGTGATCAATGCAGCGGCCGCGCTGGGTGCGCAGCGCACGACGCGCGAACGGGCGTTGTCGGCGGCTAAATACAGCATTGGCAGAATCGGGGCGATGGTTGCCGAAGAATGTATTCAGTTGCATGGCGGCATCGGCATGACGTGGGAACTGCCGCTCGCTCACTACGCGAAACGCCTCGTGATGATCGATCACCAACTCGGCGACGAGGATCATCATCTCGAACGGTTTATCGCGCTCGGACGGGGGTCTTAG
- a CDS encoding acyl-CoA dehydrogenase family protein, giving the protein MDLNFTPEEEAFRADVQTFLRDKLPQRLADKVHGGRRLTRDDMAQWHAILNTQGWLANHWPKEYGGPGWSAAQKFIFENECALAGAPRVVPFGVNMLGPVLIKYGSDAQKHHWLPRILDGSDWWCQGYSEPGAGSDLAAVNTRAVRGIDAQGEHYLVNGQKTWTTLGHFANMIFCLVRTDTDARKQAGISFLLIDMNTPGIEVRPIITLDGEHEVNEVFFTDVRVPAENLVGEENKGWTYAKYLLTYERTNIAGVGFSVAAFNRLRKIAAKQQRNGRPLADDPSFAARMARVEIDLENMKTTNLRVIAAVAGGGVPGAESSMLKIRGTEIRQEISSLTRRAMGPYAQPFVEEALHDGFDGVPVGPAEAASAASLYFNNRKLSIFGGSNEIQKNIISKMILGL; this is encoded by the coding sequence ATGGATCTGAACTTCACCCCTGAAGAAGAAGCCTTCCGCGCCGACGTGCAGACGTTCCTGCGCGATAAGCTGCCGCAGCGTCTCGCCGACAAGGTCCACGGCGGCCGTCGTCTGACGCGCGACGACATGGCCCAATGGCACGCGATTCTCAACACGCAAGGCTGGCTCGCGAATCACTGGCCGAAGGAGTACGGCGGTCCCGGCTGGAGCGCAGCGCAGAAATTCATCTTCGAAAACGAATGCGCGTTGGCCGGCGCGCCGCGCGTCGTACCGTTCGGCGTCAACATGCTCGGGCCGGTGCTGATCAAGTACGGCAGCGACGCGCAGAAACACCATTGGCTGCCGCGCATTCTCGACGGCTCGGACTGGTGGTGCCAGGGCTATTCGGAACCGGGCGCTGGCTCCGATCTCGCGGCGGTCAACACGCGCGCGGTACGCGGCATCGACGCGCAAGGCGAGCACTACCTCGTCAACGGCCAGAAAACGTGGACCACGCTCGGCCACTTCGCGAACATGATCTTCTGCCTCGTGCGCACCGACACCGACGCGCGCAAGCAGGCCGGCATCAGCTTCCTGCTGATCGATATGAACACGCCGGGTATCGAAGTGCGTCCGATCATCACGCTCGACGGCGAGCACGAAGTCAACGAAGTGTTTTTCACCGACGTGCGCGTGCCGGCCGAAAACCTCGTCGGCGAAGAAAACAAGGGCTGGACCTACGCGAAGTATCTGCTCACGTATGAGCGCACCAATATCGCGGGCGTCGGCTTCTCGGTGGCCGCCTTCAACCGGCTGCGCAAGATCGCCGCGAAGCAGCAGCGCAACGGCCGGCCGCTCGCCGACGATCCGTCGTTCGCGGCGCGCATGGCACGCGTCGAGATCGATCTGGAGAACATGAAGACCACCAACCTGCGCGTGATCGCGGCGGTGGCGGGCGGCGGCGTGCCGGGCGCGGAAAGCTCGATGCTGAAGATTCGCGGCACCGAGATCCGTCAGGAAATCTCGTCGCTGACGCGTCGCGCGATGGGACCGTATGCGCAGCCGTTCGTCGAGGAAGCCTTGCACGATGGTTTCGACGGCGTGCCGGTCGGCCCCGCCGAAGCGGCGAGCGCCGCGTCGCTGTATTTCAACAATCGCAAGCTGTCGATCTTCGGCGGCTCGAACGAAATCCAGAAGAACATCATTTCCAAAATGATCCTGGGACTGTAA
- a CDS encoding 3-hydroxyacyl-CoA dehydrogenase NAD-binding domain-containing protein has translation MTFTPSTDVVTHAVRGKVLLVTIDHAPVNALSADVRRGLANAIDAADADPAVEAVLIVGAGRNFIAGADIREFGKPPVPPSLPDVCNRIEACTKPVVAAIHGAALGGGLEVALAAHYRIAVDGAKLGLPEVQLGLLPGAGGTQRTPRLIGAAAALDLILSGRHASAQEALALGLVDRVGSSDDLLAEALAYTQELLATHAPVRRTRDATALADRATSLAAVAAARADTAKKSRGLFSPLKIVDAVEAAIEQPFDEGLRIERKLFLECIDSPQRAGLIHAFFAEREVLKAPETRSAKPRVLDAIGVVGGGTMGAGIAVAVLDAGLPVTMIERDDESLARGRAHIEKVYDGLIAKGRLSAEKKAAVMARWSGSTSYDALANADLVIEAVFEDLAVKKAVFAELDRVCKKGAVLATNTSYLDIDAIASSISRPADVIGLHFFSPANIMKLLEVVVPKQVSADVVATAFELAKKLRKTPVRAGVCDGFIGNRVLAVYRSAADAMMEDGASPYQIDAAVRAFGFAMGPFQVVDLAGGDIGWATRKRRAATRNPAARYVQISDRLCERGWFGQKTGRGFYRYAEGSRSGAPDPEVQAIIDAERERAGITPRTFTDEEIVRRYMAAMINEGANVVHEGIALRPLDVDVTFLYGYGFPRYRGGPMKYADMVGLPTILADIREFAKEDPLFWQASPLLVDLVERGADFASLNQTV, from the coding sequence ATGACCTTCACCCCTTCGACCGATGTCGTCACGCACGCCGTACGCGGCAAGGTGCTGCTCGTAACCATCGACCATGCGCCGGTCAATGCCCTCTCCGCCGACGTGCGGCGCGGCCTCGCCAACGCGATCGACGCCGCCGACGCCGATCCGGCCGTCGAGGCGGTGCTGATCGTCGGCGCGGGTCGCAACTTCATCGCCGGTGCGGACATTCGCGAGTTCGGCAAGCCGCCGGTGCCGCCATCGCTGCCGGACGTGTGCAACCGCATCGAAGCGTGCACGAAGCCGGTGGTGGCCGCGATTCACGGCGCGGCGCTTGGTGGCGGCCTGGAAGTGGCGCTCGCCGCGCATTACCGGATCGCGGTCGACGGCGCGAAGCTCGGCCTGCCCGAAGTGCAACTCGGCCTGCTGCCGGGCGCAGGCGGCACGCAGCGCACACCGCGTCTGATCGGCGCGGCCGCCGCGCTCGATCTGATTCTCAGCGGCCGTCATGCGAGCGCGCAGGAAGCGCTGGCGCTGGGGCTGGTCGACCGCGTCGGCAGCAGTGACGATCTGCTGGCCGAAGCCCTCGCTTACACGCAGGAGTTGCTGGCCACCCACGCGCCGGTGCGCCGCACGCGCGACGCCACGGCACTCGCCGATCGCGCCACGAGTCTCGCCGCCGTTGCCGCTGCGCGCGCCGACACCGCGAAGAAATCGCGCGGTCTGTTCTCGCCGCTCAAGATCGTCGACGCGGTCGAAGCCGCCATCGAACAGCCCTTCGACGAAGGCCTTCGGATCGAACGCAAGCTGTTCCTCGAATGCATCGACAGTCCGCAACGTGCCGGTTTGATCCACGCGTTCTTTGCCGAACGTGAAGTGCTCAAGGCGCCCGAAACGCGCTCCGCCAAACCGCGCGTGCTGGACGCAATCGGCGTGGTCGGCGGCGGCACGATGGGCGCGGGCATCGCCGTCGCGGTGCTCGACGCGGGCTTGCCGGTGACGATGATCGAACGCGACGACGAATCGCTCGCGCGCGGCCGTGCGCACATCGAAAAGGTCTACGACGGCCTGATCGCGAAAGGCCGCCTGAGCGCGGAGAAAAAAGCCGCCGTGATGGCGCGCTGGAGCGGCAGCACTTCGTACGACGCGCTGGCCAACGCCGACCTCGTGATCGAAGCCGTATTCGAAGATCTGGCCGTGAAAAAAGCCGTGTTCGCCGAACTCGATCGCGTCTGCAAAAAAGGCGCGGTGCTCGCGACCAACACGTCGTATCTCGACATCGACGCGATCGCGTCGAGCATCTCGCGTCCCGCCGACGTGATCGGCCTGCACTTCTTCTCGCCGGCCAACATCATGAAGCTGCTGGAAGTGGTGGTGCCGAAACAGGTCAGCGCCGACGTGGTCGCCACCGCATTCGAGCTCGCGAAGAAACTGCGCAAGACGCCGGTGCGCGCGGGCGTGTGCGACGGCTTTATCGGCAACCGCGTGCTCGCCGTGTATCGCAGCGCCGCTGACGCGATGATGGAAGACGGCGCGTCGCCGTATCAGATCGACGCCGCCGTGCGCGCCTTCGGCTTTGCGATGGGACCGTTTCAGGTGGTCGATCTGGCGGGCGGCGACATCGGCTGGGCTACGCGCAAACGGCGCGCGGCGACCCGCAATCCCGCCGCTCGATATGTGCAGATCAGCGACCGCCTGTGCGAACGCGGCTGGTTCGGCCAGAAGACCGGCCGCGGCTTCTATCGGTATGCCGAAGGTTCGCGCAGCGGCGCGCCCGACCCCGAAGTTCAAGCGATCATCGACGCCGAACGCGAGCGCGCCGGCATCACGCCGCGCACTTTCACCGACGAAGAAATCGTGCGCCGCTACATGGCCGCGATGATCAACGAAGGCGCGAACGTCGTGCATGAAGGCATCGCGCTGCGGCCATTGGATGTCGACGTGACCTTCCTGTACGGCTATGGTTTTCCGCGCTATCGCGGCGGTCCGATGAAATACGCCGACATGGTAGGGCTGCCGACGATTCTCGCCGACATTCGCGAGTTCGCCAAAGAAGACCCGCTGTTCTGGCAAGCGTCGCCGCTGCTGGTCGATCTGGTCGAACGCGGCGCCGACTTCGCGAGTCTGAACCAGACGGTCTGA
- a CDS encoding LysR family transcriptional regulator codes for MDVNSLTLLVDILDAGNLSEAARRLKMSRANVSYHLNQLERSIGLQLVRRTTRRVEPTEIGLQLYEHGRAIQNALLAARESVATLGQSLQGRVRLSVPSGYGQLVMSDWLIAFKRLYPGIVLDVMFENRVEDLMRDEVDIAVRVMSEPPQNLVARDMGPVRYVACASPAFAESRGMPVRLDDLRTAPLITSAVVGRQLRVAAYWRDERHEVLLEPTLISENFLFLRDAVLAGLGVGLVPDYVVQDDLKRGAVVTALDEWRLSIFGTHMYMLYMPNRHHTRAAATFIEFILQQAQGSGRGTGA; via the coding sequence GTGGACGTCAATTCGCTGACCTTGCTGGTGGACATTCTCGACGCGGGCAACCTGAGCGAGGCCGCGCGCCGGCTGAAAATGAGCCGCGCGAACGTGAGCTACCACCTGAACCAGCTGGAGCGTTCGATCGGTCTGCAACTGGTCAGGCGCACCACGCGGCGGGTCGAGCCGACCGAAATCGGCCTGCAACTCTACGAACACGGCCGCGCGATCCAGAACGCGCTGCTGGCCGCCCGCGAATCGGTCGCCACGCTCGGCCAAAGCCTGCAAGGGCGGGTGCGGCTGAGCGTGCCGAGCGGCTACGGGCAACTGGTCATGTCCGACTGGCTGATCGCGTTCAAGCGGCTCTATCCGGGCATCGTGCTGGACGTGATGTTCGAAAACCGTGTCGAAGACCTGATGCGCGACGAAGTGGATATCGCCGTGCGGGTCATGTCCGAGCCGCCGCAAAACCTGGTCGCGCGCGACATGGGGCCGGTGCGCTATGTCGCGTGCGCGTCGCCCGCATTCGCCGAAAGCCGCGGCATGCCGGTGAGGCTCGACGATCTGCGCACCGCGCCGTTGATCACGTCGGCGGTGGTCGGCAGGCAGTTGCGCGTGGCCGCTTACTGGCGCGATGAGCGGCACGAAGTGCTGCTCGAGCCGACGCTCATCTCCGAGAACTTTCTGTTTCTGCGCGACGCGGTGCTCGCGGGGTTGGGTGTCGGGCTCGTACCCGACTACGTGGTGCAGGACGATCTGAAACGCGGCGCGGTAGTGACCGCGCTCGACGAATGGCGCCTGAGCATCTTCGGCACGCATATGTACATGCTCTATATGCCGAACCGGCATCACACGCGCGCGGCGGCGACGTTCATCGAGTTTATTTTGCAGCAGGCGCAAGGCAGCGGCAGAGGGACGGGCGCGTGA
- a CDS encoding RcnB family protein yields MKPVIAQLVIVSLLGTSVAALAQQPHHDDQHGGPPPHSMRGHGAPHEADIGRQGGPIPHSDWHKGERLPAEYRDRSYVVDNWREHGLHSPPRGYQWVGVNGDYVLAAVASGVIADVLLSGH; encoded by the coding sequence ATGAAACCAGTCATCGCGCAGCTTGTCATCGTTTCCTTGCTCGGCACATCGGTTGCCGCGCTAGCGCAACAACCCCATCACGACGATCAACACGGCGGGCCGCCACCTCACAGCATGCGAGGACACGGCGCGCCACACGAAGCCGATATCGGCCGTCAGGGCGGCCCGATTCCGCACAGCGATTGGCATAAAGGCGAGCGGCTTCCGGCCGAGTATCGCGATCGCAGTTACGTGGTCGACAATTGGCGCGAACACGGGCTGCATTCACCGCCGCGCGGTTATCAATGGGTTGGCGTGAATGGGGATTACGTGCTCGCCGCCGTTGCTAGCGGCGTCATTGCCGACGTGCTGCTGTCCGGCCACTAA
- a CDS encoding CGNR zinc finger domain-containing protein, translating to MDYREIPAIFVADAAGLDFLNSIATPVDEPVDWISDGAGLLAWSEQAGLVPRAALADIRTQSTAAELDRVAEQARELREWFRGFVQKRKGRALSAKNLRELEPLNRLLARDEQHREIVAGASDAATVFELSHQRRWRSAESLLMPIAEAMAKLVCDEDFTYVKACEGPKCTLLFADHTRGHARRWCSMALCGNRAKVAAHRKRIKEQEAG from the coding sequence ATGGACTACCGTGAGATTCCCGCGATCTTCGTGGCCGACGCGGCCGGCCTCGATTTCCTGAACTCCATCGCCACGCCGGTGGATGAGCCCGTCGACTGGATCAGCGACGGCGCTGGCCTGCTGGCCTGGTCGGAACAGGCCGGCCTCGTGCCGCGCGCCGCATTGGCGGACATTCGCACGCAGTCAACGGCCGCCGAACTCGACCGTGTCGCCGAGCAGGCGCGCGAACTGCGCGAGTGGTTCAGGGGATTTGTGCAGAAGCGCAAGGGTCGCGCGTTGAGCGCCAAAAATCTGCGCGAACTGGAGCCGCTCAACCGGCTGCTGGCGCGCGACGAACAGCATCGCGAGATCGTCGCCGGTGCGTCGGATGCGGCGACGGTTTTCGAGCTGAGCCACCAGCGGCGCTGGCGCTCCGCCGAATCGTTGCTGATGCCGATCGCCGAGGCCATGGCAAAACTGGTCTGCGACGAAGACTTCACGTACGTGAAAGCGTGTGAGGGACCGAAATGCACGCTGTTGTTCGCCGATCACACGCGAGGGCACGCGCGGCGCTGGTGCAGCATGGCGCTTTGCGGTAACCGCGCGAAGGTGGCCGCTCATCGCAAGCGGATCAAGGAGCAAGAGGCCGGCTGA
- a CDS encoding alpha/beta fold hydrolase → MNPRNVTAVLVHGAWADGSSWSKVIERLAAHHIEAVAAPLPLTSLADDVAALERTLERIEGPVVLAGHAYAGAVIGSARSATIEALVYVAALAPDEGETVADVFYRGTAHPQAPQLAPDRHGLIWLPHDAFAAAFAQHAAPHELTTLAAVQRPIAAACIGEAVARPLWKDLPSWFLVAEQDRMINPDTQHGMARRMNANVRSYQVDHTPIVTAPDVVTKVIVEAVEASAVR, encoded by the coding sequence ATGAATCCTCGTAACGTGACCGCGGTGCTCGTGCACGGCGCATGGGCTGACGGTTCGAGCTGGAGCAAGGTGATCGAGCGTCTCGCCGCACACCACATCGAAGCGGTCGCGGCGCCGCTGCCGTTGACGTCGTTAGCCGACGACGTGGCCGCGCTCGAACGGACGCTCGAACGGATTGAAGGTCCGGTGGTGCTCGCAGGTCATGCGTATGCCGGTGCTGTGATCGGCTCGGCGCGCTCGGCTACGATCGAGGCGTTGGTCTACGTCGCCGCGCTCGCGCCCGACGAAGGCGAAACAGTGGCCGACGTGTTCTATCGCGGCACTGCGCATCCGCAGGCGCCGCAGTTGGCGCCGGATCGGCACGGGTTGATCTGGCTGCCGCACGACGCATTCGCCGCGGCGTTTGCCCAGCATGCCGCGCCGCACGAACTGACGACGCTTGCCGCGGTGCAGCGTCCCATCGCGGCGGCGTGCATCGGCGAGGCGGTCGCCCGGCCGCTTTGGAAAGATCTGCCCAGCTGGTTTCTGGTCGCGGAGCAGGATCGGATGATCAACCCCGACACGCAGCATGGCATGGCGCGTCGCATGAACGCGAACGTGCGTTCGTATCAGGTCGATCACACGCCGATCGTCACCGCGCCGGACGTCGTGACCAAGGTCATCGTCGAAGCGGTCGAGGCGTCGGCCGTTCGTTAA
- a CDS encoding alpha/beta fold hydrolase produces the protein MSAISYRTADVDGFNVFYREAGRPGAPKLLLLHGFPSSSHMFRDLLPKLADRFHIVAPDLPGFGQSDMPSRDTFAYTFDNLANVIDRFTEVIGFDRYAVYVFDYGAPTGFRLALKHPERITAIISQNGNAYEEGLSDGWNPIRAYWQDASPANREALRAMLTLETTIWQYTHGVPDTTTVSPDGYTLDAFYLNRPGADEIQLDLFGDYRNNVALYPAFQHYFRTHQPPFLAVWGKHDPFFLPPGAEAFKRDIPQAVVRFFDTGHFALETHASEIAAAINDFLIR, from the coding sequence ATGTCCGCCATTTCCTATCGCACCGCAGACGTCGACGGTTTCAACGTGTTCTACCGCGAGGCCGGTCGGCCGGGCGCGCCGAAGCTGCTGCTGTTGCATGGCTTCCCGAGTTCGAGCCACATGTTCCGCGATCTGCTTCCGAAGCTGGCCGACCGTTTCCATATCGTCGCGCCGGACCTGCCCGGTTTTGGGCAGTCGGATATGCCGAGTCGCGACACGTTCGCGTACACGTTCGATAACCTCGCCAACGTGATCGACCGCTTCACCGAAGTGATCGGTTTCGATCGCTACGCCGTCTACGTATTCGACTACGGCGCACCGACCGGCTTCCGGCTCGCGCTCAAGCATCCCGAGCGAATCACGGCGATCATTTCGCAGAACGGCAACGCGTACGAAGAAGGCCTCAGCGATGGGTGGAATCCGATTCGCGCCTATTGGCAGGATGCATCGCCCGCCAACCGCGAAGCGCTGCGCGCGATGCTGACGCTCGAGACGACTATCTGGCAATACACACACGGCGTACCCGATACGACGACCGTGTCGCCCGACGGCTATACGCTCGACGCGTTCTATCTGAACCGCCCCGGCGCCGATGAAATCCAGCTCGACCTGTTTGGCGACTATCGAAACAACGTCGCGTTGTATCCCGCGTTCCAGCACTATTTCCGCACGCATCAACCGCCGTTCCTGGCCGTGTGGGGCAAGCACGATCCGTTCTTTCTGCCGCCCGGCGCCGAAGCCTTCAAGCGTGACATACCGCAAGCGGTCGTGCGCTTCTTCGATACCGGCCATTTCGCGCTCGAAACGCATGCTTCGGAAATTGCCGCTGCCATTAACGATTTTCTGATCCGCTGA
- a CDS encoding SDR family oxidoreductase, whose translation MSTNVAIVTGASQGIGRSTAIRLARDFPSIVLVARNREKLEETAVEVKHAGADALVIDLDLSVPDAARNVVDQTLARFGRIDALLNIAGAVPQIDVLDMTDEQWDSGLALKLHGARRLTVAAWPSLKASSGSVVFMSGNSALFPKAPYAAVGTINAAIVALAKAFSDRGIADGVQVNSVLPGAVMTGRRQSYLEHWAPLHNMTVEEATAKFPVEAGISRYGTPEEIAELMAFIVSPAARWMTGSALRMDGGEVKSV comes from the coding sequence ATGTCCACGAACGTAGCTATTGTGACCGGCGCGAGCCAGGGGATCGGCCGGTCGACCGCGATCAGGTTGGCGCGGGATTTTCCGTCGATCGTGCTGGTGGCGCGCAATCGCGAGAAGCTTGAAGAAACCGCTGTCGAGGTAAAGCACGCGGGCGCCGACGCGCTGGTGATCGACCTCGATCTGTCCGTGCCCGACGCCGCGCGGAACGTGGTCGATCAGACGCTCGCCAGGTTCGGTCGCATCGACGCGTTGCTCAATATCGCGGGCGCGGTGCCCCAGATCGACGTGCTCGACATGACCGACGAGCAGTGGGATAGCGGCCTCGCGTTGAAACTGCACGGCGCGCGACGTCTGACGGTCGCGGCGTGGCCTTCGTTGAAGGCGTCGTCGGGTTCGGTCGTGTTCATGTCGGGCAATTCGGCGCTGTTTCCGAAAGCGCCGTACGCCGCAGTCGGCACCATCAACGCCGCGATCGTGGCGCTCGCCAAGGCCTTTTCGGATCGCGGCATCGCCGACGGCGTGCAAGTGAACAGCGTGTTGCCCGGAGCCGTGATGACCGGGCGGCGGCAATCGTATCTGGAGCACTGGGCGCCGCTGCACAACATGACGGTCGAAGAGGCCACAGCGAAGTTTCCCGTCGAAGCGGGCATTTCACGCTATGGCACGCCGGAGGAGATCGCCGAGTTGATGGCCTTCATCGTGTCGCCGGCGGCGCGCTGGATGACGGGATCGGCCTTGAGAATGGACGGCGGCGAGGTCAAATCCGTGTGA